From a region of the Dehalococcoidales bacterium genome:
- a CDS encoding FAD-dependent oxidoreductase, protein MAFTKEVYKEFEDVVGVENICDDPSIMPAYYGTEFAAVILPKDTAEVQALVKLCNKHKVMFRPICTGWSGMFPKGIVLFDLRRMNRIVEINEKNMYAVVEPYVISAELQAELMKRGLNFCIKGAGTNCSAMLRGHGHMDQTTSGDDRNHLAIEWVTPEGEIVRSGSLGSADEWFCGDGPGPSLRAILTSAVPPGVTPGVFTKAAVKLYHWPGPSEFPIVGHSPKYTLGEIPANTMARYYSFPSVDKMWQAELKLGEGEICYELMGFNAAMVSCNITTCNEEEEEVFAKMSKEVQGPGFFVIIAGSSPEDFAYKKHVLEYIVKQNGGKSLKTVENPEVEGILMCQCIRISASIRETFRAGGAFNSIPIMGQRDLTIKWAIGAGKAKEPLIKNGYIVDDGGAFFGWGVEQGHLGKTEIFCKYDPQNAEAKKAVEQWQQEQTRRAFTEKYFASTLGSQEDIGPALSNYHLWWQKLVKTLDPNGVSPEGGALV, encoded by the coding sequence ATGGCTTTTACTAAAGAAGTATATAAGGAATTTGAAGATGTGGTGGGCGTGGAGAATATCTGTGACGACCCCTCCATTATGCCGGCTTATTACGGCACCGAGTTCGCCGCGGTAATCCTGCCCAAGGACACCGCGGAAGTTCAGGCGCTGGTCAAGCTGTGCAACAAGCACAAGGTGATGTTCCGCCCGATATGCACCGGCTGGTCCGGCATGTTCCCCAAAGGCATCGTGCTGTTTGATCTCCGGCGCATGAACCGCATCGTGGAAATCAACGAGAAAAACATGTACGCCGTAGTGGAGCCTTACGTCATCTCGGCGGAACTTCAGGCCGAGCTGATGAAAAGAGGCTTGAACTTCTGCATCAAGGGCGCCGGCACCAACTGCTCGGCCATGCTGCGCGGCCACGGCCATATGGACCAGACCACCAGCGGTGATGACCGCAACCACCTGGCTATAGAATGGGTGACGCCGGAAGGCGAAATCGTGCGGTCGGGCTCGCTCGGCTCCGCGGACGAATGGTTCTGCGGCGACGGCCCCGGTCCCTCCCTGAGGGCCATCCTCACCAGCGCCGTGCCCCCGGGCGTGACGCCTGGCGTGTTCACCAAAGCCGCGGTCAAGCTTTACCACTGGCCGGGTCCTTCTGAATTCCCGATAGTCGGGCATTCGCCCAAGTATACCCTGGGCGAGATACCCGCCAACACCATGGCGCGGTATTACAGCTTCCCCTCCGTGGATAAAATGTGGCAGGCGGAACTCAAGCTCGGTGAAGGAGAAATCTGCTACGAGCTGATGGGCTTCAACGCCGCTATGGTGTCCTGCAACATCACCACCTGCAATGAAGAGGAAGAGGAAGTCTTCGCCAAGATGAGCAAAGAGGTACAGGGGCCCGGCTTCTTCGTCATTATCGCCGGCAGCTCGCCGGAAGACTTCGCCTATAAGAAGCACGTGCTGGAATACATCGTTAAGCAGAACGGCGGCAAGTCCCTGAAAACCGTGGAAAACCCGGAAGTCGAAGGCATTCTAATGTGCCAGTGCATCCGGATTTCCGCCTCCATCCGGGAGACCTTCCGCGCCGGCGGCGCTTTCAACTCCATACCCATCATGGGCCAGCGCGACCTCACTATCAAGTGGGCTATCGGCGCCGGCAAAGCCAAGGAACCGCTCATCAAGAACGGCTATATCGTGGATGACGGCGGCGCTTTCTTCGGCTGGGGCGTGGAGCAGGGGCACTTGGGCAAGACGGAAATCTTCTGTAAATACGACCCCCAGAACGCCGAAGCCAAGAAAGCCGTGGAACAATGGCAGCAGGAGCAGACCAGAAGGGCTTTCACAGAGAAATACTTCGCCTCGACGCTGGGTTCTCAGGAAGATATCGGGCCGGCTCTGTCCAACTACCACCTGTGGTGGCAGAAGCTGGTCAAAACCCTGGACCCGAACGGCGTATCCCCGGAAGGCGGCGCGCTCGTCTAG